The following proteins are co-located in the Takifugu flavidus isolate HTHZ2018 chromosome 16, ASM371156v2, whole genome shotgun sequence genome:
- the LOC130539836 gene encoding LOW QUALITY PROTEIN: protein Daple-like (The sequence of the model RefSeq protein was modified relative to this genomic sequence to represent the inferred CDS: inserted 1 base in 1 codon), translating into MDVTLSELLAAFMESPLVLWVRTMGPLGSIDAVGSEERVNMFMELVDGVFLHKIMTQIDPSPNNQRLNKNVSNDVSLRLHNLSVLTGHIRTYYQDTLQQLIVMPLPDILCIAKDPISAKSMENMKRLLLLMLGCAVQCERKEEMIEKIKLLDIATQAAIVSHIQEVTHNQLNVLDLSLLEEGSTIAQEDLETLSRNMALSLRQLIDQRDKGSEVILDLTQERDYLASQQSPEGCRNLSMTSPDRGQSCDDVEMSNGGSSMVVTGLTKEEKQHLAVELADTKAKLRRYRQEVEEKTEQLMDSKHEVERLEQELQRFKQENQSLFCEVRSVRAYRDEVDSLRERAARVDRLETELCRCKEKLNDVHFYKSRLEELREDNLTLMETKVLLEEQLSASRGRCEKLHTLEKDNLLLRAKLQDLEMERDSERRRLEELVEENMLLEIGQKQSMNESAHLGWELEQLTKNHDNSNAETRKSLVHELNECVSSRVLKLEKENRELQSSIERLKEDNHILEEQQLHSQELDRENQSLSKKLERLQGLLDQERLTNQDMESLGEEILKEKQSLGRELHTLRAEKDRQISELESEKQHLSEAVASLQERAQSNNEERVREVETENRLLLQSNTDTSSRLASLETQLKVANEEAARLKEKAERCEEVEREVSKLERSKDALSREVVSLRACSERSEALEKQVSTLEQDIHRLKWEAEEAQRDIQRLGRHEAESSRLSKENLDLRCSLENMRASCARLATLQEEHNKAQREFQDLQMKLEETQDEAQAEKKRVERLELAVSSLTQEKHKLAEQIQASKEEREELEKERLEAQAREEEVRREVEILKGEQKRKDEVEKEKSKLHLDLEQSEKARKHLEKESWRIRTLLEGKELELDEKTMRLSTVEKDNLSMSQDVNRLKETAVKAKELEKENKELQKQATIDKRTLATLREELVTEKLNLQQQSVELERLNEELEKIGLNREKLLQQEHTLDDSRYRLLESRLEETVQQTMKIKEEKISSLEKKVEESNAVNATLLAELASTHQMLSALRQHKXDQNSHQHQRNEGSATAELLRLKDHLIDVEKNNASLKTETSLLKDQLKQLENQNTSLNNQMLALQRHTTTLQEQNTALHTETAKQQVENSTLSSQSASLMAQNAVLQGQVTALETEVETWQRQRDEAWRGRESVLSDHDRLLSVHERQAHEYEQLICQHTTLKGKLRAIESEHRTLQSKFYVLVQQKDKWDEQEGCIRKEKEELTQQIQKNRLLQQENLQLKTEVDRFTESHLQQSGQSKEFQQHIHELKGSLSSSEVEVSQWKARYDTLMEQHQGLDLTMTKLDNHCELLSRLKGNLEEENHHLLSQINLLSQQNHTLLERSMESKEMYHQEQKIYIDKLNALRRQKEKLEEKIMDQYKFYDPAPKKRSQWSGAKALAKLIKPKKEHSRERGGDTDKDGVKEKEHTKSPPDIPLPAPPPLLPPETPPPLSHWTANDKQDGAHTHSNHNHHISTPSPGPLSPALTPINRGLAERSRGFYRNSTGSNETINGEDGPAGQILKALSSTPSQQSSSLNNSRPGPARRPRGPFHEDDSHHNTSDSFFGHHGNAGCRPGSADFSHHTSSSNSPVNCRDISDRQVFSASLSTDDVIGLSQSQPSLSRSSTLPYDHVPQRAQPQHSLKTKARPHSPGSEMVTLEEFLQESNLKSPLMVCTGSKEDLVADYFARNPTSSVPASRDQVAPTSYVSPTVKSSNQKPGQSVKPSPRQPVGQSPSSGLPAPQRTGQSLNRAFSLASADLLRSNGPDAFRANEDQHDAVVRRQGSHGRERPLSARLAADQHGDGGFLNLPIHHSTSLNLQTERDRERGRAAMSRNHGEVAMVTPVRAVTAPDEASGHGQVHLGDSAHGKKDGERGRCSSVERPKSTPASPDPNNDPQTVWYEYGCV; encoded by the exons GACACTTTACAGCAGTTAATAGTTATGCCTCTTCCTGACATCCTCTGCATTGCCAAGGATCCAATATCAG CTAAGAGCATGGAGAATATGAAAAGGCTTTTGTTGCTGATGTTAGGCTGTGCTGTCCag tgtGAACGTAAAGAGGAAATGATAGAGAAAATCAAGCTGCTCGATATCGCGACCCAGGCTGCCATTGTATCTCACATTCAAGAG GTCACTCATAACCAGCTTAACGTTcttgacctctctttgctggaGGAAGGATCAACAATTGCACAAGAAGACCTAGAAACTCTGTCACGCAACATGGCTTTGTCTCTACGGCAGCTGATTGACCAGAGAGACAAAGGCAGTGAG GTGATTTTGGATTTGACCCAAGAGAGAGACTACCTGGCCAGTCAACAGTCCCCGGAAGGTTGCAGAAACCTCAGCATGACCAGCCCCGACCGTGGGCAGAGCTGTGACGATGTGGAAATGAGCAATGGTGGATCATCAATGGTGGTAACTGGATTGAccaaggaggagaagcagcatcTGGCCGTGGAACTCGCCGACACCAAAGCCAAGCTCCGCAgatacagacaggaagt agaggaaaaaacagagcaGTTGATGGACTCAAAACATGAAGTGGAACGTCTGGAACAGGAGCTACAGAGGTTTAAACAAGAG AACCAGTCACTTTTTTGCGAGGTTCGTTCAGTCAGAGCGTACCGTGATGAGGTTGACTCTCTGCGGGAACGAGCTGCACGGGTTGACAGACTGGAGACGGAGCTTTGCAGATGTAAAGAGAAGCTCAATGATGTTCACTTCTACAAGTCCAGATTAGAG GAGCTACGGGAGGATAACCTGACTCTTATGGAGACAAAGGTGTTGTTGGAGGAGCAGCTCTCAGCCTCCAGAGGCCGCTGTGAAAAACTACATACACTGGAGAAGGACAACCTCTTACTGCGAGCTAAATTACAAGACCTTGAAATG GAGAGGGACAGTGAACGTCGAAGGCTAGAGGAACTTGTTGAGGAGAACATGCTTCTGGAGATTGGGCAGAAGCAGAGCATGAACGAGTCGGCTCATTTGGGCTGGGAGCTGGAACAGCTGACGAAAAACCACGACAACTCTAACGCAGAAA CGCGTAAATCGTTGGTGCATGAACTCAATGAGTGTGTCTCCAGCCGGGTGTTAAAGCTGGAAAAGGAGAACCGAGAGCTTCAGTCCTCAATAGAGAGACTTAAAGAGGATAACCACATCCTGGAGGAACAGCAGCTTCATTCTCAAGAGCTGGACAGGGAGAACCAAAGTCTCAGCAAGAAG ctggAGCGTCTCCAGGGTCTATTGGACCAGGAAAGACTGACCAATCAGGACATGGAGTCTCTGGGGGAGGAAATTCTTAAGGAAAAACAGAGTCTGGGAAGGGAATTGCACACTCTGAGGGctgagaaagacagacag ATCTCAGAATTGGAAAGTGAGAAGCAGCACCTCTCTGAGGCAGTTGCATCCCTTCAGGAGCGGGCTCAGTCAAACAATGAGGAAAGGGTCCGTGAGGTGGAAACTGAAAACCGTCTGCTGCTTCAAAGCAACACTGATACAAGTTCCCGACTTGCCAGTCTAGAGACCCAGCTCAAAGTGGCCAATGAGGAAGCAGCAAGGCTGAAAGAGAAGGCGGAGAGGTGTGaagaggtggagagggaggtgTCTAAACTGGAGAGGAGCAAGGATGCCTTGAGTAGAGAG GTGGTGTCTTTGCGTGCATGCAGTGAGAGGTCAGAGGCGCTGGAAAAGCAAGTCTCGACCTTGGAGCAGGACATTCATAGACTGAagtgggaggcagaggaggctcAACGAGACATTCAGCGCCTTGGGAGGCACGAGGCAGAGAGTAGCCGCCTGTCAAAAGAGAACCTAGATCTGCGATGCTCTCTGGAAAACATGCGAGCCTCGTGTGCCCGCCTGGCgaccctgcaggaggaacacAATAAGGCACAGAGAGAGTTTCAGGACTTGCAGATGAAGCTAGAGGAAACCCAGGATGAGGCacaagcagagaaaaagagggtAGAAAGGCTAGAgctggctgtgtcttctctgaCCCAGGAAAAACATAAATTAGCCGAGCAAATACAGGCAAGcaaagaagagagggaagagttggagaaggagaggctggaggctcaggccagagaagaggaagtgagGCGGGAAGTGGAAATCTTGAAGGGGGAACAGAAGAGGAAGGATGAAGTAGAGAAGGAAAAGTCAAAGCTTCATTTGGACCTAGAGCAGTCAGAGAAAGCAAGAAAACACTTGGaaaaggagagctggaggatcAGAACCCTCCTGGAGGGTAAAGAGTTGGAGCTAGATGAGAAAACCATGCGTCTAAGTACAGTGGAGAAAGATAACTTGTCAATGAGTCAGGATGTGAACAGGCTGAAGGAGACGGCCGTTAAGGCCAAGGAgctggaaaaggaaaacaaagagctaCAGAAACAAGCCACTATTGACAAGCGCACTTTGGCGACTCTGAGAGAG gAGCTGGTGACTGAGAAGCTGAACCTTCAGCAGCAGTCTGTTGAATTGGAGAGGCTCAACGAGGAACTGGAGAAGATCGgattaaacagagaaaaactgCTGCAGCAAGAGCATACGCTGGACGACAG CAGGTACAGGTTGCTGGAGTCCCGGTTGGAGGAAACTGTCCAACAGACAATGAAgattaaagaggagaaaatctCCAGTTTAGAAAAGAAAGTGGAAGAAAGCAATGCAGTCAACGCTACACTACTTGCTGAACTGGCATCT ACTCATCAGATGTTGTCAGCTTTGCGTCAACATA AGGATCAGAACTCCCATCAGCACCAAAGAAATGAAGGTTCCGCCACTGCCGAGTTGCTACGACTTAAAGATCATCTTATCGATGTTGAAAAAAAT AATGCTTCCTTGAAGACAGAAACAAGTCTATTGAAGGACCAGCTCAAGCAACTGGAGAACCAGAACACATCTCTAAATAACCAGATGTTAGCGCTGCAGCGACACACCACTACCCTGCAAGAACAGAATACAGCCTTACATACAGAAACAGCCAAACAACAG GTGGAGAACTCCACACTGTCCTCCCAGAGTGCTTCGCTCATGGCCCAGAATGCCGTGCTTCAGGGCCAAGTCACTGCCTTGGAAACAGAGGTGGAGACATGGCAGCGGCAGCGCGATGAGGCCTGGCGGGGCAGAGAAAGCGTGCTCAGTGATCACGATCGGCTGCTTAGTGTTCATGAGAGGCAAGCGCACGAGTACGAGCAACTGATCTGTCAGCACACCACACTAAAAGGCAAACTGAGAGCAATAGAGAGTGAACATCGCACACTACAGAGCAA GTTTTACGTTTTGGTGCAGCAGAAGGACAAGTGGGATGAGCAGGAGGGCTGCATtcggaaagaaaaggaggaactTACCCAGCAAATCCAGAAGAATCGACTCCTCCAGCAAGAGAATCTGCAGCTGAAGACGGAAGTGGACAG GTTTACCGAGAGTCACTTACAGCAGTCTGGACAAAGTAAAGAGTTCCAGCAGCACATTCATGAACTGAAGGGCTCATTAAGCTCTTCAGAGGTGGAGGTTAGTCAGTGGAAGGCACGATATGATACACTAATGGAGCAACATCAGGGTCTGGATCTGACGATGACCAAACTGGACAACCACTGTGAG TTGTTGAGTCGACTAAAAGGCAACCTGGAAGAGGAGAACCACCACCTCTTGAGTCAGATCAACCTGTTGAGTCAGCAGAATCACACACTGCTGGAGCGGAGCATGGAGAGTAAGGAGATGTATCACCAGGAACAGAAAATCTATAT TGATAAGCTGAACGCTCTTCGCCGGCAAAAggaaaagctggaggagaagatcaTGGATCAGTATAAGTTTTATGACCCCGCACCTAAAAA GAGGAGCCAGTGGTCTGGAGCTAAGGCGCTGGCCAAACTGATTAAACCCAAGAAGGAGCACagtagagagagggggggtgacaCTGACAAGGATGGAGTCAAAGAGAAAGAACACACAAAGAGCCCACCAGACATCCCGCTGCCTGCCCCACCTCCACTCCTTCCCCCTGAAACACCTCCTCCCCTTTCCCATTGGACTGCAAATGACAAGCAAGATGGAGCGCACACCCACAGTAACCATAACCACCACATTAGCACCCCTAGCCCTGGACCTTTGAGTCCAGCACTCACTCCCATCAATcgag GTTTGGCTGAGAGGAGCCGGGGATTTTATCGTAATAGTACTGGCAGCAATGAGACTATCAATGGAGAAGATGGGCCAGCAG GTCAGATCCTTAAAGCTCTGAGTTCTACTCCAAGCCAACAGTCATCTTCCCTAAACAACTCCAGACCGGGCCCGGCCCGCAGACCCAGAG GACCGTTTCATGAGGACGATTCTCACCACAACACCTCAGACTCCTTCTTCGGTCACCACGGCAACGCAGGATGTCGTCCGGGTTCAGCGGACTTCAGCCACCACACTTCTAGCTCCAACTCCCCTGTCAACTGCAGAG ATATTTCCGATCGTCAGGTCTTCTCTGCCAGCCTCTCTACTGATGATGTCATAGGTCTGAGCCAGTCTCAACCGAGTCTGTCACGGAGCTCCACTCTTCCGTACGACCATGTACCACAAAGGGCCCAACCTCAGCACAGTCTCAAAACGAAGGCTCGTCCTCACTCTCCCGGGAGTGAGATGGTGACACTGGAAGAGTTTCTACAAGAGAGCAACTTAAAGTCCCCTCTTATG GTCTGTACAGGAAGCAAAGAAGACCTGGTGGCGGATTATTTCGCCAGAAATCCCACCTCCTCTGTGCCAGCTAGCCGGGATCAGGTGGCTCCCACTAGCTACGTCTCGCCCACTGTGAAGTCATCCAATCAGAAGCCAGGTCAGAGTGTCAAGCCCTCGCCACGCCAGCCTGTTGGCCAGTCCCCTTCTTCAGGCCTGCCAGCTCCCCAGAGGACTGGCCAATCACTCAACAGAGCTTTCAGCCTGGCCTCCGCTGATTTGCTGCGTTCCAATGGACCCGACGCTTTTCGCGCCAACGAAGACCAGCATGACGCAGTTGTCCGCAGACAGGGCTCACACGGGAGAGAACGGCCACTGTCGGCTCGCCTGGCAGCCGATCAGCACGGAGACGGCGGCTTCCTAAACTTGCCCATTCACCATTCCACTTCTCTCAACCTGCAAAcggaaagagacagagagagagggagggcggcCATGTCTCGAAACCACGGGGAGGTCGCCATGGTAACCCCAGTCAGAGCTGTGACAGCCCCCGATGAAGCCTCTGGGCATGGTCAGGTCCATTTAGGTGACTCAGCCCATGGGAAGAAAGAcggtgagagagggaggtgcAGCTCCGTGGAGCGCCCAAAAAGCACGCCAGCCTCCCCGGACCCCAATAACGACCCCCAAACTGTGTGGTATGAGTACGGCTGTGTCTGA
- the LOC130539837 gene encoding ovarian cancer G-protein coupled receptor 1-like isoform X1, with amino-acid sequence MSEEDVINCTISHEIHQYVFSGVYILILLIGVPSNLYALYHAAVQLKQKNELGVYLINLTVSDLLYLASLPLWLQYIFQDDDWRHREWLCQLCGFLLYENIYVSIGFLCCVSLDRYLAVVHPLKFTSLRSMNTAWFISAFIWLKEIAVGIVFFHHKELSQTRRNQSVCFEHYPMKPWEYPINYYRFIIGFIFPLIILTISYLCVLRTVSRSAGTQPDQKIRIRQLVSSTILIFLICFSPYHMILLVRTLLERDCTFIAGIFNYYHLSLLLTSLNCLADPALYCFVSESARHGLYRVFRPVVRILFCCCHHGNVSSGNPATESHEVATEENNSHPTVMLLTHIGTASDIKTDIIGKNTIC; translated from the exons ATGTCTGAAGAGGACGTGATTAACTGCACCATTAGTCATGAAATCCACCAGTACGTCTTCTCCGGCGTCTACATTCTCATTCTGCTG ATCGGCGTTCCCTCCAACCTCTATGCTTTATACcatgcagctgtgcagctgaagcagaagaaTGAGCTCGGAGTGTATTTGATCAACCTCACTGTGTCCGATCTGTTGTATCTGGCATCGTTACCACTGTGGCTGCAGTACATCTTCCAG GATGATGACTGGCGCCACCGAGAGTGGTTGTGTCAACTCTGCGGCTTCCTGCTCTACGAGAATATCTATGTTAGCATAGGTTTTCTCTGCTGTGTCAGTCTGGATCGCTACCTGGCTGTGGTCCATCCTTTAAA GTTCACCTCTCTCCGCTCTATGAACACAGCCTGGTTCATTAGCGCCTTCATCTGGTTGAAAGAGATCGCGGTGGGTATAGTCTTCTTCCACCACAAAGAACTTAGCCAAACCCGCAGGAACCAGTCGGTGTGCTTTGAGCACTACCCCATGAAGCCATGGGAATATCCAATCAACTATTACCGCTTCATTATTGGCTTCATTTTCCCACTGATTATACTGACG ATTAGCTACCTGTGTGTCCTTCGCACTGTGAGTCGGAGTGCTGGGACACAACCTGATCAGAAGATAAGGATCAGACAGTTAGTCAGCAgcaccatcctcatcttcctcatctgttTCTCTCCATATCACATGATCCTGTTGGTAAGAACCCTGTTGGAACGGGACTGCACCTTTATTGCAG GAATATTCAACTACTACCACCTGTCGTTGCTGTTGACCAGCCTGAATTGCCTTGCTGACCCTGCTCTCTACTGTTTTGTGAGTGAAAGCGCCCGCCACGGACTCTACAGAGTGTTCAGACCTGTTGTCAGGATACtattctgctgctgtcaccacGGCAATGTCAGCTCAGGCAACCCCGCCACTGAGTCGCACGAAGTCGCCACCGAGGAGAACAACAGCCATCCAACTGTgatgctgctcacacacatcgGTACTGCCAGCGACATCAAAACAGACATAATTGGAAAAAACACCATCTGTTGA
- the LOC130539837 gene encoding ovarian cancer G-protein coupled receptor 1-like isoform X2 has product MSEEDVINCTISHEIHQYVFSGVYILILLIGVPSNLYALYHAAVQLKQKNELGVYLINLTVSDLLYLASLPLWLQYIFQDDDWRHREWLCQLCGFLLYENIYVSIGFLCCVSLDRYLAVVHPLKFTSLRSMNTAWFISAFIWLKEIAISYLCVLRTVSRSAGTQPDQKIRIRQLVSSTILIFLICFSPYHMILLVRTLLERDCTFIAGIFNYYHLSLLLTSLNCLADPALYCFVSESARHGLYRVFRPVVRILFCCCHHGNVSSGNPATESHEVATEENNSHPTVMLLTHIGTASDIKTDIIGKNTIC; this is encoded by the exons ATGTCTGAAGAGGACGTGATTAACTGCACCATTAGTCATGAAATCCACCAGTACGTCTTCTCCGGCGTCTACATTCTCATTCTGCTG ATCGGCGTTCCCTCCAACCTCTATGCTTTATACcatgcagctgtgcagctgaagcagaagaaTGAGCTCGGAGTGTATTTGATCAACCTCACTGTGTCCGATCTGTTGTATCTGGCATCGTTACCACTGTGGCTGCAGTACATCTTCCAG GATGATGACTGGCGCCACCGAGAGTGGTTGTGTCAACTCTGCGGCTTCCTGCTCTACGAGAATATCTATGTTAGCATAGGTTTTCTCTGCTGTGTCAGTCTGGATCGCTACCTGGCTGTGGTCCATCCTTTAAA GTTCACCTCTCTCCGCTCTATGAACACAGCCTGGTTCATTAGCGCCTTCATCTGGTTGAAAGAGATCGCG ATTAGCTACCTGTGTGTCCTTCGCACTGTGAGTCGGAGTGCTGGGACACAACCTGATCAGAAGATAAGGATCAGACAGTTAGTCAGCAgcaccatcctcatcttcctcatctgttTCTCTCCATATCACATGATCCTGTTGGTAAGAACCCTGTTGGAACGGGACTGCACCTTTATTGCAG GAATATTCAACTACTACCACCTGTCGTTGCTGTTGACCAGCCTGAATTGCCTTGCTGACCCTGCTCTCTACTGTTTTGTGAGTGAAAGCGCCCGCCACGGACTCTACAGAGTGTTCAGACCTGTTGTCAGGATACtattctgctgctgtcaccacGGCAATGTCAGCTCAGGCAACCCCGCCACTGAGTCGCACGAAGTCGCCACCGAGGAGAACAACAGCCATCCAACTGTgatgctgctcacacacatcgGTACTGCCAGCGACATCAAAACAGACATAATTGGAAAAAACACCATCTGTTGA